The following proteins are encoded in a genomic region of Streptomyces lunaelactis:
- a CDS encoding ABC transporter ATP-binding protein translates to MSLLEVKDLHVTYGSGARAVPAVRGVDLSLDAGQKLGIAGESGCGKSTLALALLRLLPASARLSGEILLDGEDVLAMKWGRLRAVRWAGASIVFQGAMHSLNAVHRIGDQIAEPILLHQKSTPAAARKRVAELLHEVGLPPARAEAYPHELSGGQRQRVMIAMALACDPRLIVADEPTTALDVMIQAQILRLIEQLVAEQSISLLMISHDLAVLADTCDRLAVMYAGRIVEEGPARTVYDAAEHPYGRALSAAFPRVGDVASRRAPRGLPGDPPDPSALPGGCTFHPRCPVALEACAEEDPVLSMLGDGRRAACVHVAGPAS, encoded by the coding sequence TTGAGCCTGCTCGAAGTCAAGGACCTGCATGTCACGTACGGCTCCGGGGCCCGTGCGGTCCCCGCCGTACGCGGGGTCGACCTCAGCCTCGACGCCGGCCAGAAGCTGGGCATCGCCGGTGAGTCGGGCTGCGGCAAGTCGACGCTCGCCCTCGCCCTGCTCCGGCTGCTTCCTGCCTCCGCCCGCCTCAGCGGCGAGATCCTGCTCGACGGCGAGGACGTCCTCGCCATGAAGTGGGGGCGGCTGCGAGCCGTACGGTGGGCGGGCGCGTCGATCGTCTTCCAGGGCGCGATGCACTCCCTCAACGCGGTGCACCGGATCGGCGACCAGATCGCCGAGCCGATCCTGCTGCACCAGAAGTCCACGCCCGCGGCCGCGAGGAAGCGCGTCGCCGAGCTCCTCCATGAGGTGGGGCTGCCCCCCGCGCGCGCGGAGGCGTATCCGCACGAGCTCTCCGGCGGCCAGCGGCAGCGCGTGATGATCGCGATGGCGCTCGCCTGCGACCCCCGGCTCATCGTCGCGGACGAGCCCACCACCGCGCTGGACGTCATGATCCAGGCGCAGATCCTGCGGCTGATCGAGCAGTTGGTCGCCGAGCAGTCCATCTCCCTGCTCATGATCAGCCACGATCTGGCGGTGCTGGCCGACACGTGCGACCGGCTGGCGGTGATGTACGCGGGCCGGATCGTCGAGGAGGGGCCGGCGCGGACGGTGTACGACGCGGCGGAGCATCCGTACGGGCGGGCCCTGTCCGCGGCCTTCCCGCGCGTCGGCGACGTCGCTTCGCGCCGGGCCCCGCGCGGCCTGCCGGGCGACCCGCCGGATCCGTCGGCGCTGCCGGGCGGCTGTACGTTCCACCCGCGCTGCCCGGTCGCGCTGGAGGCGTGCGCGGAGGAGGACCCGGTGCTGTCGATGCTGGGCGACGGGCGGCGGGCGGCGTGCGTGCATGTGGCCGGGCCGGCGTCGTGA
- a CDS encoding ABC transporter permease — MTTTTATATSLAWARRRDSVARFWRSYRTHRAGLYGLGALALIALVALAAPLLVGSDVQSVTNAPGTALEKPSGEFPLGTDQFGRSLLGLLVWGARISLTVGLLAAALSVAIGTLTGIIAGHYGGWFSSVLMRITDWFLVMPTLVLAIVLATVMSRSVWTVIIAIGVTSWPTTARLVRAQTIAVESRPYIERAKALGGGHGHIMSRHVLPNVMPLVLAQTTLGISSAILTEATLAFLGLGDPTIVSWGGMLQDAREAGAVSSGHWWYLAPPGIAIALVALAFTLCGRAIEAVLNPKLGVAR, encoded by the coding sequence ATGACGACGACGACCGCCACAGCAACGTCGCTCGCCTGGGCGCGCCGCCGAGACTCGGTGGCCCGCTTCTGGCGCTCGTACCGCACGCACCGGGCGGGGCTCTACGGTCTCGGCGCGCTCGCACTGATCGCCCTGGTGGCGCTCGCCGCGCCGCTGCTCGTCGGCTCCGACGTGCAGAGCGTGACGAACGCGCCGGGCACCGCACTGGAGAAGCCGAGCGGTGAATTCCCCCTCGGCACCGACCAGTTCGGGCGCTCGCTGCTCGGACTGCTGGTGTGGGGCGCGCGGATCTCGCTCACCGTCGGCCTGCTCGCCGCCGCGCTGTCGGTGGCCATCGGAACCCTCACCGGAATCATCGCCGGTCACTACGGCGGCTGGTTCTCCTCCGTGCTGATGCGGATCACGGACTGGTTCCTGGTGATGCCGACGCTGGTACTGGCGATCGTGCTCGCGACCGTGATGTCCCGGAGCGTATGGACGGTCATCATCGCGATCGGCGTCACCAGCTGGCCGACGACCGCACGGCTGGTGCGCGCGCAGACCATCGCGGTCGAGTCCCGCCCGTACATCGAACGGGCGAAGGCCCTCGGCGGCGGGCACGGCCACATCATGAGCCGCCATGTGCTGCCCAATGTGATGCCGCTGGTCCTCGCCCAGACGACGCTCGGCATCTCCAGCGCGATCCTGACCGAGGCGACGCTGGCCTTCCTCGGCCTCGGCGATCCGACGATCGTCTCCTGGGGCGGCATGCTCCAGGACGCCCGGGAGGCGGGCGCGGTCTCCTCGGGCCACTGGTGGTATCTGGCGCCGCCCGGTATCGCCATCGCGCTGGTGGCACTCGCCTTCACCCTGTGCGGGCGCGCGATCGAGGCCGTGCTCAACCCGAAGCTGGGGGTGGCTCGTTGA
- a CDS encoding ABC transporter permease, which yields MSTTSTTSTTAVARAQEARAASGNVRAYLLYVAGKLGGAAISLLAVLVTSFFLFRIIPGDPVKAMTHGMPTSAAQLATLRRQFGLDQPMWQQFTDYCAKALTGDLGTSYQFHAPVGDLITQKLPATLLLTGVAVLIYSAIGLWLGTRSAWRNGSLGDKLNTGVALTLWSVPSFWLGLLLIITFSVGIGPIPGMFPTGGMESGDETGFAYVADVAHHMVLPVLTLVAVGYAQTLLVMRSSLLDEMGSDYLTTARAKGLRDDVVRRHHAVPNALLPTVTMVFINLGHVAAGSILVETVFSWPGLGGLFYQALSVPDLPLVQGLFVVFAGAMILMNLLADLLYPLLDPRVGR from the coding sequence ATGAGCACCACGAGCACGACCAGCACCACCGCTGTGGCGCGGGCCCAGGAGGCCCGCGCCGCGAGCGGCAACGTACGGGCCTATCTCCTCTATGTGGCGGGCAAGCTGGGCGGTGCGGCGATCTCGCTGCTCGCCGTGCTGGTCACCAGCTTCTTCCTCTTCCGGATCATCCCCGGCGACCCGGTGAAGGCCATGACACATGGCATGCCGACGTCCGCAGCGCAACTGGCCACACTGCGCCGTCAGTTCGGGCTGGACCAGCCCATGTGGCAGCAGTTCACCGACTACTGCGCCAAGGCGCTGACGGGCGATCTCGGTACCTCGTACCAGTTCCACGCCCCTGTCGGTGATCTGATCACCCAGAAGCTGCCCGCGACACTCCTGCTCACCGGTGTCGCCGTGCTGATCTACTCGGCGATCGGGCTCTGGCTCGGCACCCGCTCCGCCTGGCGCAACGGCAGCCTCGGCGACAAGCTCAACACGGGCGTGGCGCTGACCCTGTGGTCCGTGCCCTCCTTCTGGCTCGGACTGCTGCTGATCATCACCTTCTCGGTGGGCATCGGCCCGATCCCGGGCATGTTCCCGACCGGTGGCATGGAGTCGGGCGACGAGACCGGCTTCGCGTACGTCGCCGATGTCGCGCACCACATGGTGCTGCCGGTCCTCACGCTGGTCGCGGTCGGTTACGCCCAGACGCTGCTGGTGATGCGCTCCTCGCTGCTGGACGAGATGGGCAGCGACTATCTGACGACGGCGCGGGCGAAGGGCCTGCGGGACGATGTCGTACGCCGCCACCATGCCGTGCCCAACGCGCTGCTGCCCACGGTCACCATGGTCTTCATCAACCTGGGCCATGTGGCGGCCGGTTCGATCCTCGTCGAGACGGTCTTCTCCTGGCCCGGCCTGGGCGGGCTCTTCTACCAGGCACTGAGCGTGCCCGATCTGCCGCTCGTCCAGGGGCTCTTCGTGGTCTTCGCCGGCGCGATGATCCTGATGAACCTCCTCGCCGACCTGCTCTATCCGCTGCTCGATCCCCGGGTGGGCCGATGA
- a CDS encoding ABC transporter substrate-binding protein, translating to MVTKVPARIRLLLASGAAAVLLAGSATPSAQAADDGKDNGGKKVLTVAVSQSVDSLSPFLAQKLVSTTIHRLAYEYLTNYDVKDAHPVPGLATEWKTSPDKLTWTYTIRKNSKWSDGKQATAEDAAWTFNKMMTDENAATANGSFTANFKKVTAPNPETLVIELKKPQATMTALDVPIVPKHVWEKVGDFSKFNNDKQFPIVGNGPFVVTDFKVDQFVKLKPNKDFWRGAPKFDELVLKYYKDGDAAVAALQKGEVSFVQGLTPAQATALRSADNIKVNDAPGRRFFALATNPGARSKDGKTFGSGHKALLDPAVRKALFAATDRKTIVDKVFQGHAVEGEGYIPPRFDSYFWKPDASQRVAYDPARAAQLLDQAGYKRNGGGKRVGKDGKALDFRILCHATDPNDKAIGKYLQEWWGELGVGLKVDCLDNVSDPWLKGDYDLAFDGWSVNPDPDFVLSIHTCGALPATPKDTGATDNFICDKRFDELYGKQSAEYDAAKRVGLVKEMQSRLYDTAYMNVLAYPNAVEAYRTDQIKSITTMPEAAGNLWGQDGYWSWWSAEPAAGDGSSDSGSSMGVVIGIVAAVVLAAGLGLFVVMRRRSTAEDRE from the coding sequence ATGGTCACAAAGGTTCCAGCCCGCATCCGACTGCTTCTGGCCTCCGGCGCCGCCGCCGTACTGCTGGCGGGATCGGCAACCCCCTCCGCCCAGGCCGCCGACGACGGCAAGGACAACGGCGGCAAGAAGGTCCTCACCGTCGCCGTCTCGCAGAGCGTGGACTCCCTGAGTCCGTTCCTGGCGCAGAAGCTGGTCAGTACCACCATCCACCGGTTGGCCTACGAGTACCTGACGAATTATGACGTCAAGGACGCCCACCCGGTCCCCGGCCTCGCCACCGAGTGGAAGACGTCCCCGGACAAGCTGACGTGGACGTACACCATCCGGAAGAACTCCAAGTGGTCCGACGGGAAGCAGGCCACCGCCGAGGACGCCGCCTGGACCTTCAACAAGATGATGACGGACGAGAACGCCGCCACCGCCAACGGCAGCTTCACGGCCAACTTCAAGAAGGTCACAGCGCCGAACCCCGAGACGCTGGTCATCGAGCTGAAGAAGCCGCAGGCCACCATGACGGCACTCGACGTCCCGATCGTGCCCAAGCACGTCTGGGAGAAGGTCGGCGACTTCTCGAAGTTCAACAACGACAAGCAGTTCCCGATCGTCGGCAACGGCCCGTTCGTCGTCACCGACTTCAAGGTCGACCAGTTCGTCAAGCTCAAGCCCAACAAGGACTTCTGGCGGGGCGCGCCCAAGTTCGACGAGCTGGTGCTCAAGTACTACAAGGACGGTGACGCGGCGGTCGCGGCCCTGCAGAAGGGCGAGGTCTCCTTCGTCCAGGGCCTCACCCCCGCCCAGGCCACCGCGCTCAGGAGCGCCGACAACATCAAGGTCAACGACGCGCCCGGCCGCCGCTTCTTCGCCCTCGCCACCAACCCGGGCGCCAGGTCGAAGGACGGCAAGACCTTCGGCAGCGGCCACAAGGCCCTGCTCGACCCGGCCGTACGCAAGGCCCTCTTCGCGGCCACCGACCGCAAGACCATCGTCGACAAGGTCTTCCAGGGGCACGCGGTGGAGGGCGAGGGCTATATCCCGCCGCGCTTCGACTCGTACTTCTGGAAGCCGGACGCGAGCCAGAGGGTCGCGTACGACCCGGCCAGGGCGGCCCAGCTCCTCGACCAGGCCGGCTACAAGAGGAACGGCGGCGGCAAGCGCGTCGGCAAGGACGGCAAGGCGCTCGACTTCCGCATCCTCTGCCACGCCACCGACCCCAACGACAAGGCGATCGGCAAGTATCTCCAGGAGTGGTGGGGCGAGCTGGGCGTCGGGCTCAAGGTCGACTGCCTCGACAATGTCTCCGACCCCTGGCTCAAGGGCGATTACGACCTGGCCTTCGACGGCTGGTCCGTCAACCCCGACCCGGACTTCGTCCTCTCGATCCACACCTGCGGGGCGCTGCCGGCCACGCCCAAGGACACCGGCGCGACCGACAACTTCATCTGCGACAAGCGGTTCGACGAGCTGTACGGGAAGCAGAGCGCAGAGTACGACGCGGCCAAGCGGGTCGGGCTGGTCAAGGAGATGCAGTCCCGGCTGTACGACACCGCCTACATGAATGTCCTCGCGTATCCGAACGCCGTCGAGGCGTACCGTACCGACCAGATCAAGTCCATCACGACGATGCCGGAGGCCGCGGGCAATCTGTGGGGCCAGGACGGCTACTGGAGCTGGTGGTCGGCCGAACCGGCCGCCGGTGACGGCAGCTCCGACAGCGGCTCCTCCATGGGCGTCGTGATCGGCATCGTCGCGGCCGTCGTCCTCGCCGCCGGACTCGGGCTCTTCGTCGTGATGCGCCGGCGTTCCACCGCGGAAGACCGTGAATAG
- a CDS encoding SCO5717 family growth-regulating ATPase — protein MNGDRDEIHGGWNIPVDDQSDAEPAELTGEFTIDYTPPAWYTQNASGDTSGGGAGQQGPTPTPPPPNGAPVAVPGLPAGSGYEPNWAPASAPTPPPAQVAAPAPQAPVAAAPAPEPVPAPVPAPAPVPAPAPAPAPAPVQTPPPAAAQAPVAEAGAEPASQPFGGGDLESGATMRFSPAALKREMEERAAAKGAERADDSGSGSVSEPESAADDSAEPDAGVDAGAGATSQTDESDTAEAAEAAEAASAADRTGDAADSDETAPAEAEEGAPEEPADSVPQDAIPADEPQDAPPAPAQPWSPAPAAAHGAGLPPLPPAFQPAAPPSAPQWPVSPQTADQSALPQAQQPAQNGPAAPPAWPAPTAAAPAVLSAPAIPEQQGGGYGFPQPGQQPAPQPGYGFPQPGHPGQPAPAAPLPPAVPGPNPQDAQGGYGFPRPGQQPAPQPGYGFPHPGQPGPQPGPQPGAHAPVPPQTPNLPAPVTPYLPTQQGQQQAAPAQQQPAVTPTDPRTGGAWPTPVTHDQRERSVPGAPLGYTAAVELSSDRLVRGKQKAKSSRNPSGAARFKLGGKKEEAERQRKLDLIRTPVLSCYRIAVISLKGGVGKTTTTTALGSTLATERQDKILAIDANPDAGTLGRRVRRETGATIRDLVQAIPYLNSYMDIRRFTSQAPSGLEIIANDVDPAVSTAFNDEDYRRAIDVLGRQYPIILTDSGTGLLYSAMRGVLDLADQLIIVSTPSVDGASSASTTLDWLSAHGYAELVQRSLTVISGVRETGKMIKVDDIVQHFQTRCRGVIVVPFDEHLSAGAEVDLDMMRPKTREAYFNLSALIAEDFVRAQQQQGLWTATGNPPPHLAPPMPGHGQGPAQGQQWQGQQTPGQPMPGQPMPGQPMPGQPYAPHQPQPPHPQGQPQPPYGGQQAPHGGQQPPQQPYPPQAWQQPPPSQPQPHAHPGGPPAGHPGHPGQPPQQGQPGGPGQSDLQGPVPPAGWPQQHPPQAPPAPQQ, from the coding sequence GTGAACGGCGATCGGGACGAGATCCACGGGGGCTGGAACATTCCCGTCGATGATCAGTCCGACGCGGAGCCCGCCGAGCTGACGGGTGAGTTCACCATCGACTACACCCCACCGGCCTGGTACACGCAGAACGCGTCGGGCGACACGTCGGGCGGGGGTGCGGGCCAGCAGGGGCCCACGCCTACTCCCCCGCCGCCCAACGGGGCGCCGGTGGCCGTGCCGGGGCTGCCCGCAGGCAGCGGATACGAACCGAACTGGGCGCCGGCGTCAGCGCCGACGCCTCCTCCCGCCCAGGTGGCGGCTCCCGCGCCGCAGGCTCCTGTGGCCGCCGCTCCGGCTCCGGAGCCCGTTCCTGCCCCCGTTCCTGCTCCTGCCCCCGTTCCTGCTCCTGCTCCTGCTCCTGCTCCTGCTCCGGTGCAGACACCTCCTCCGGCGGCCGCTCAGGCGCCTGTTGCCGAGGCGGGCGCCGAGCCCGCGTCGCAGCCCTTCGGGGGCGGCGATCTGGAGAGCGGGGCGACCATGCGGTTCTCCCCCGCCGCGCTGAAGCGCGAGATGGAGGAGCGGGCCGCGGCGAAGGGGGCGGAGAGGGCGGATGATTCCGGTTCGGGCTCCGTATCCGAGCCGGAGAGTGCGGCGGACGATTCCGCCGAGCCCGACGCGGGGGTCGATGCCGGGGCCGGGGCGACGAGCCAGACGGACGAGAGTGACACGGCCGAGGCCGCCGAGGCCGCCGAGGCCGCATCCGCCGCCGACCGGACCGGGGACGCCGCCGACAGCGACGAGACCGCCCCTGCGGAGGCGGAAGAGGGCGCGCCCGAGGAGCCGGCCGACTCCGTGCCCCAGGACGCCATCCCCGCCGACGAGCCGCAGGACGCTCCGCCCGCGCCGGCTCAGCCCTGGTCGCCGGCGCCCGCCGCCGCGCACGGCGCCGGACTGCCGCCGCTGCCGCCCGCCTTCCAGCCGGCCGCGCCACCGTCCGCCCCGCAGTGGCCCGTGTCGCCGCAGACGGCCGACCAGTCCGCCCTGCCGCAGGCCCAGCAGCCCGCACAGAACGGCCCTGCGGCCCCGCCCGCCTGGCCCGCGCCCACCGCGGCAGCTCCCGCCGTTCTCTCTGCTCCCGCTATTCCTGAACAGCAGGGCGGCGGCTACGGCTTCCCGCAGCCGGGACAGCAGCCCGCGCCACAGCCGGGTTACGGGTTCCCGCAGCCCGGACACCCCGGACAGCCCGCGCCCGCCGCACCGCTGCCGCCCGCCGTTCCGGGCCCCAACCCCCAGGACGCGCAAGGCGGTTACGGCTTCCCGCGGCCAGGACAGCAGCCCGCGCCACAGCCCGGTTACGGGTTCCCGCACCCCGGACAGCCCGGACCGCAGCCCGGACCGCAGCCCGGCGCGCACGCCCCCGTACCCCCGCAGACGCCCAACCTGCCCGCGCCCGTCACGCCCTATCTGCCCACGCAGCAGGGTCAGCAGCAGGCTGCGCCGGCCCAGCAGCAGCCCGCGGTCACGCCCACCGATCCGCGCACTGGTGGCGCCTGGCCCACGCCGGTCACGCACGACCAGCGCGAGCGTTCCGTACCGGGCGCCCCGCTCGGGTACACCGCCGCCGTCGAGCTCTCCTCCGACCGTCTGGTCCGGGGCAAGCAGAAGGCCAAGAGCAGCCGCAATCCCTCCGGTGCCGCCCGCTTCAAGCTCGGCGGCAAGAAGGAGGAGGCCGAGCGGCAGCGCAAGCTCGACCTGATCCGTACGCCGGTGCTGTCCTGCTACCGGATCGCGGTCATCAGCCTCAAGGGCGGCGTCGGCAAGACCACCACGACCACCGCACTGGGCTCGACCCTGGCCACCGAGCGGCAGGACAAGATCCTCGCCATCGACGCCAACCCGGACGCCGGCACGCTCGGCCGCCGGGTGCGCCGCGAGACCGGGGCCACCATCCGCGACCTGGTTCAGGCGATCCCGTACCTCAACTCCTACATGGACATCCGCCGGTTCACCTCGCAGGCGCCCTCCGGTCTGGAGATCATCGCCAACGACGTGGACCCGGCGGTCTCCACGGCCTTCAACGACGAGGACTACCGGCGCGCGATCGACGTACTGGGCAGGCAGTACCCGATCATCCTCACCGACTCCGGCACCGGTCTGCTCTACAGCGCGATGCGCGGAGTGCTGGACCTGGCCGACCAGTTGATCATCGTCTCGACCCCGTCCGTGGACGGTGCGAGCAGTGCGTCGACGACCCTCGACTGGCTGTCCGCCCATGGGTACGCCGAGCTGGTGCAGCGTTCCCTCACGGTCATCTCCGGGGTCCGCGAGACCGGCAAGATGATCAAGGTCGATGACATCGTGCAGCACTTCCAGACGCGCTGCAGAGGTGTGATCGTGGTGCCCTTCGACGAGCACCTGTCGGCCGGCGCCGAGGTGGACCTCGACATGATGCGGCCGAAGACCCGTGAGGCGTACTTCAACCTCTCCGCGCTGATCGCCGAGGACTTCGTACGGGCTCAGCAGCAGCAGGGACTGTGGACGGCCACTGGGAACCCGCCGCCGCACCTGGCCCCGCCGATGCCGGGTCACGGCCAGGGCCCGGCACAGGGCCAGCAGTGGCAGGGCCAGCAGACGCCCGGACAGCCGATGCCCGGACAACCGATGCCGGGTCAGCCGATGCCCGGACAGCCCTACGCGCCGCACCAGCCCCAACCGCCGCACCCGCAGGGCCAGCCGCAGCCGCCCTACGGTGGCCAGCAGGCGCCCCACGGTGGCCAGCAGCCGCCCCAGCAGCCCTATCCGCCGCAGGCCTGGCAGCAGCCCCCGCCCTCCCAGCCGCAGCCCCACGCGCATCCCGGCGGACCGCCGGCCGGTCACCCGGGGCACCCCGGTCAGCCCCCTCAGCAGGGCCAGCCGGGTGGTCCTGGGCAATCCGATCTGCAGGGGCCCGTACCGCCCGCCGGATGGCCGCAGCAGCACCCTCCGCAGGCACCGCCAGCCCCTCAGCAGTAG
- a CDS encoding DUF397 domain-containing protein, whose translation MGSAQEKEELYALDISGVEWLSAPGTSEDEERVEIAHLPGGAVAMRSSLDPETVLRYTEAEWRAFVLGARDGEFDLR comes from the coding sequence ATGGGGAGCGCACAGGAGAAGGAAGAGCTGTACGCCCTCGACATCTCTGGCGTCGAGTGGCTCAGCGCCCCCGGCACGAGTGAGGACGAGGAGCGGGTGGAGATCGCACACCTGCCGGGCGGGGCCGTCGCCATGCGGTCGTCCCTGGATCCGGAGACCGTGCTGCGGTACACCGAAGCCGAGTGGCGGGCGTTTGTACTCGGTGCGCGCGACGGGGAGTTCGATCTGCGCTGA
- the eccE gene encoding type VII secretion protein EccE, producing the protein MGTATRARNGRTTDRAPDTSQRQRSNGRAATTPQSAPATTTLRPRSRTSRVGPFQLRQLVLVEVALALTAVGVALGGMWMVPTAAIACALVLLAVIRRRGHAIQDWLSTALALRARRRGAGPTEGEVDPSLAPVVENVPGFRPFTYVDRDRRTVGMLGDGTFLTAVVRVEASGDALRPAFGARALPLSLLGGALEVDDIVLESVQLVQQVRSAPAPHLPQQSVARLSYAPLQERTGAPALRMTWVAVKLDPELCREAVEARGGGVEGAQRCLVRVADHVASRITGAGFRAVVLDQEDLNTTVATSACASPRLSARASRPDAAPQRRTAETARVWRCDDRWHTTYAVGRWPELGRGASPLPKLVSLLTSAPAYATTFSLTLRRGSHQGSMTVGGHVRITGGSDTELVGVRRALEHAARSAKVGLVRLDREQLPGVLATLPLGGAR; encoded by the coding sequence ATGGGTACGGCGACGCGCGCGCGCAATGGGCGGACTACCGATCGAGCCCCTGACACTTCCCAACGGCAACGCAGCAACGGGCGGGCGGCCACGACGCCACAGAGCGCTCCCGCGACGACGACTCTGCGTCCCCGCTCGCGGACCAGCCGCGTCGGCCCCTTCCAGCTGCGGCAGCTGGTGCTCGTCGAGGTGGCACTGGCACTGACCGCGGTCGGGGTCGCGCTCGGCGGGATGTGGATGGTACCCACCGCTGCCATCGCCTGCGCCCTGGTCCTGCTCGCCGTGATACGGCGTCGCGGCCACGCCATACAGGACTGGCTGTCGACGGCCCTCGCCCTGCGCGCACGCAGGCGCGGCGCCGGGCCGACCGAGGGGGAAGTGGATCCGTCGTTGGCCCCCGTCGTGGAGAACGTGCCGGGATTCCGTCCGTTCACCTACGTCGACCGCGATCGGCGCACGGTCGGCATGCTCGGCGACGGAACCTTCCTGACCGCGGTCGTAAGGGTCGAAGCGAGCGGTGATGCGCTGCGCCCCGCGTTCGGTGCACGGGCGCTCCCGTTGTCCCTCCTGGGTGGCGCCCTTGAGGTGGACGACATCGTGCTGGAGTCGGTGCAGCTGGTGCAGCAGGTCCGTTCCGCGCCCGCACCACACCTGCCCCAGCAGTCGGTCGCGCGACTCTCGTACGCCCCGCTGCAGGAGCGCACCGGGGCGCCCGCGTTGAGGATGACCTGGGTGGCGGTGAAGTTGGACCCGGAACTGTGCCGGGAAGCCGTGGAGGCACGTGGAGGCGGAGTCGAAGGTGCCCAGCGCTGCCTGGTGCGCGTGGCGGACCATGTGGCGAGCCGTATCACCGGGGCCGGATTCCGGGCCGTGGTACTGGACCAGGAGGATCTGAACACCACAGTGGCGACTTCTGCCTGTGCCAGTCCGAGGCTGTCGGCCCGCGCGAGCCGGCCGGATGCCGCGCCGCAGCGGCGAACCGCCGAGACGGCGCGAGTCTGGCGGTGCGACGACCGCTGGCACACCACGTACGCGGTGGGACGCTGGCCAGAACTGGGACGTGGGGCGTCTCCCCTCCCCAAGCTGGTGTCGCTGCTCACCTCTGCGCCGGCGTACGCGACCACCTTCAGTCTCACCCTGCGGCGCGGCTCGCACCAAGGGTCGATGACCGTGGGCGGCCATGTACGAATCACCGGCGGCTCCGATACCGAACTGGTCGGGGTGCGACGGGCGTTGGAGCATGCCGCGCGTTCGGCGAAGGTCGGGCTTGTGCGACTGGACCGCGAACAGCTGCCCGGTGTGCTGGCGACTCTGCCCCTGGGAGGTGCGCGATGA
- the eccB gene encoding type VII secretion protein EccB, with protein sequence MASRRDELNAYTFAKRRLIAQFVQPNSTGSEEGAPRPLRAVLPGAIVAVVILAAFGAWGMFKPVAPQKWDAAGENVIIASKSTTRYVVLKTKGKAQLHPVLNMASAKLLLDADKGKVINVSESVLDNGKIPHGATLGIPYAPDRLPDSKEAGAAKRWAVCERPGEGGRAIQKAAFVLSEREQKKTEGANRLTGGELLYVEGPDQVRYLVDAEGKAYRVKKDELLLRQLVGQGRVPQRVSAAWLDTLHKGDRIDFPEIADTPGLDANVPGDLAPELNKVGMVLMATDGTRNQQYIVLRGRVAPVSDFTAKLLLNSKDLIKLGQAGRAKSVSAATFRPGAAFGQDNDWPEQAPKPINTASIGEGSRNTVCNVLRTVDEQSGATTLSTWAGTDFPATLPTGSSSAYVTPGSGLLFRQFKGSTTTSGFLFLVTDTGLRYAMQSNGDTATGDSGIGSSGSAKEEQERQQEAKQAQNRLGYKGVDPVPVPAAWSSFLPTGPRLSTGAARLPQGS encoded by the coding sequence ATGGCATCACGACGGGACGAACTCAACGCCTACACCTTCGCGAAGCGAAGGCTGATTGCGCAGTTCGTGCAGCCGAACTCGACCGGTTCGGAGGAAGGTGCACCGCGCCCGCTACGTGCGGTGCTGCCCGGCGCGATCGTCGCAGTGGTGATCCTCGCGGCCTTCGGGGCATGGGGGATGTTCAAACCGGTGGCACCCCAGAAATGGGACGCGGCGGGCGAGAACGTCATCATCGCCAGCAAGTCCACTACTCGCTATGTGGTGTTGAAGACCAAGGGCAAGGCCCAGCTCCACCCCGTCCTGAACATGGCCTCCGCCAAGCTCCTCCTTGACGCGGACAAGGGCAAGGTCATCAACGTCTCCGAGTCGGTACTCGACAACGGGAAGATTCCGCACGGCGCCACCCTCGGCATTCCCTACGCCCCCGACCGGCTGCCCGACTCCAAGGAGGCCGGGGCGGCCAAACGCTGGGCGGTCTGTGAGCGCCCCGGCGAGGGCGGCAGGGCCATCCAGAAAGCGGCCTTCGTCCTCTCCGAACGCGAGCAGAAGAAGACCGAGGGCGCCAACCGCCTGACCGGCGGTGAGCTGTTGTACGTGGAGGGGCCGGACCAGGTCCGCTATCTCGTCGACGCCGAGGGCAAGGCGTATCGAGTCAAGAAGGACGAACTGCTCCTGCGTCAGCTGGTGGGGCAGGGCCGCGTACCGCAGAGGGTGTCGGCCGCCTGGCTGGACACGCTGCACAAGGGCGACCGCATCGACTTCCCGGAGATAGCCGACACCCCTGGCCTCGACGCCAACGTCCCCGGTGACCTGGCGCCCGAGCTGAACAAGGTGGGCATGGTCCTGATGGCGACCGACGGCACCAGGAACCAGCAGTACATCGTCCTGCGGGGCCGTGTCGCCCCCGTCTCGGACTTCACCGCGAAGCTGCTGCTGAACAGCAAGGACCTGATCAAGCTCGGACAGGCCGGCCGGGCGAAGTCCGTCAGCGCCGCCACCTTCCGGCCCGGTGCGGCGTTCGGGCAGGACAACGACTGGCCGGAGCAGGCTCCGAAGCCCATCAATACGGCGAGCATCGGTGAAGGCAGCCGTAACACCGTATGCAACGTACTTCGCACGGTGGATGAGCAGAGCGGCGCCACCACCCTCAGCACCTGGGCGGGCACCGACTTCCCGGCGACGCTGCCGACCGGTTCGAGCAGCGCCTACGTCACCCCCGGATCCGGCTTGCTGTTCCGGCAGTTCAAGGGCTCCACGACCACATCCGGCTTCCTCTTCCTGGTCACCGACACGGGTCTGCGCTATGCCATGCAGTCCAACGGAGACACCGCGACCGGCGACTCCGGCATCGGCTCCTCCGGTTCGGCGAAGGAGGAGCAGGAGCGGCAACAAGAGGCGAAGCAGGCCCAGAACCGCCTCGGTTACAAGGGAGTTGATCCCGTGCCGGTTCCCGCCGCGTGGTCCTCGTTCCTGCCGACGGGACCGCGCCTGTCGACCGGGGCCGCCCGTCTGCCGCAGGGTTCGTGA